From Rhizobium sp. NZLR1, a single genomic window includes:
- the kdgD gene encoding 5-dehydro-4-deoxyglucarate dehydratase — protein sequence MMNPNELKKAVGSGLLSFPVTHFDDQLKFDEAKYRRHVEWLAGYDAAALFAAGGTGEFFSLNPAEIPQVIRAAKASAGKTPIISGTGYGTSLAIEIAQAAEKAGADGLLLLPPYLMFAEQAGLVAHVKAICQSVGIGVIVYNRDNAVLTAESIARLAEECPNLIGFKDGVGDVDKVIEITTLLGDRLVYVGGMPTHEVYAQAYFAAGVTTYSSAVFNFVPALAQRFYGALRTGDQATADEILKGFFFPFVALRNRKKGYAVSIIKAGLRVLGQNPGPVRPPLTDLTQEELALLDKIVQANGVSRIAAE from the coding sequence ATGATGAACCCGAATGAATTGAAGAAGGCCGTCGGTAGCGGTCTCCTGTCGTTTCCGGTGACGCATTTCGACGATCAGCTGAAATTCGACGAGGCGAAGTACCGCCGCCATGTCGAGTGGCTTGCGGGCTACGATGCGGCTGCACTATTTGCCGCCGGCGGCACGGGAGAGTTCTTCTCCCTCAATCCCGCCGAGATTCCGCAGGTTATCAGGGCCGCCAAGGCGTCGGCCGGCAAGACGCCGATCATCTCGGGAACCGGCTACGGCACGTCGCTCGCCATCGAGATCGCACAGGCGGCCGAGAAGGCAGGCGCGGACGGATTGCTGCTGCTGCCGCCCTATCTGATGTTTGCGGAACAGGCCGGCCTCGTCGCCCATGTCAAGGCGATCTGCCAATCGGTCGGCATCGGCGTCATCGTCTATAATCGCGACAACGCCGTGTTGACGGCCGAAAGCATCGCGCGGCTTGCCGAGGAATGCCCGAACCTGATCGGTTTCAAGGACGGCGTCGGCGATGTCGACAAGGTCATCGAGATCACGACCCTGCTTGGCGACCGTCTCGTCTATGTCGGCGGCATGCCGACCCATGAAGTCTATGCCCAGGCCTATTTCGCCGCCGGCGTGACGACCTATTCCTCGGCCGTCTTCAACTTCGTGCCCGCCCTCGCCCAGCGCTTTTACGGCGCCTTGCGCACCGGCGACCAGGCGACCGCCGACGAGATCCTGAAGGGCTTCTTCTTCCCGTTCGTCGCCTTGCGCAACCGCAAGAAGGGCTATGCCGTCTCGATCATCAAGGCCGGCCTTCGCGTCCTTGGGCAGAACCCGGGCCCGGTGCGCCCGCCATTGACGGATCTCACCCAGGAAGAGCTAGCGCTGCTCGACAAGATCGTCCAGGCCAACGGCGTCTCGCGGATCGCGGCGGAATAG
- a CDS encoding mannonate dehydratase, which translates to MYLGTQVAARDDDDYRIFAQLGVKHINADPPGKPSSWTLSDLERHRDKVESFGLILDMIQLPLPSQPIEKASYPDILLAGPDRDRQIDAVCKLIENTAAAGILAVKYNLNLIGIPRTPDEPGRGGSMNASFRWDKTDQQAEPGLAGVLSEDENWERIDYFLERVVPVAASNRVRLACHPHDPYTPPGYRGVTRVLGTVEGLKKFVLMRESPYHGLNFCQGSIGEMLENPGKEIDDVIRWFGQRGKIFNVHFRNIRGGKLSFMETFPDEGDMDMVRSVRIYKEVGFKYMLMPDHVPTVSGTDPSATAFAYCYGYIAALLQALESA; encoded by the coding sequence ATGTATCTGGGAACACAGGTCGCAGCGCGGGACGACGACGATTATCGTATCTTCGCGCAACTGGGTGTGAAGCATATCAACGCCGACCCGCCGGGAAAACCCAGCAGTTGGACGCTTTCCGATCTCGAGCGTCATCGCGACAAGGTCGAAAGCTTCGGCCTGATCCTCGACATGATCCAATTGCCGCTGCCTTCGCAGCCGATCGAGAAGGCGTCCTATCCCGATATATTGCTTGCCGGCCCCGATCGCGACAGGCAGATCGACGCCGTCTGCAAGCTGATCGAGAATACCGCGGCGGCCGGCATTCTGGCGGTGAAATATAACCTCAATCTGATCGGCATTCCCCGCACACCCGATGAACCGGGACGCGGCGGGTCGATGAATGCCAGCTTCCGCTGGGACAAGACGGATCAGCAGGCCGAACCCGGCCTTGCCGGCGTGCTGTCCGAAGACGAAAACTGGGAACGGATCGACTATTTCCTCGAGCGCGTCGTGCCTGTCGCTGCCAGCAATCGCGTCCGGCTCGCCTGCCATCCGCACGACCCCTATACCCCGCCCGGCTATCGCGGCGTCACGCGGGTGCTCGGCACCGTCGAAGGCCTGAAGAAATTCGTGCTGATGCGCGAAAGCCCTTATCACGGCCTCAATTTCTGTCAGGGCTCGATCGGCGAGATGCTCGAAAATCCCGGCAAGGAGATCGACGATGTCATTCGCTGGTTCGGCCAGCGCGGCAAGATCTTCAATGTTCACTTCCGCAACATTCGCGGCGGCAAGCTTTCCTTCATGGAGACCTTCCCCGACGAAGGCGACATGGACATGGTCCGCTCGGTCAGGATCTACAAGGAAGTCGGCTTCAAATACATGCTGATGCCCGACCACGTGCCGACCGTCAGCGGCACGGATCCTTCCGCCACCGCATTTGCTTACTGCTACGGCTATATCGCGGCCCTTCTGCAGGCGCTCGAAAGCGCCTGA
- a CDS encoding FadR/GntR family transcriptional regulator — protein MTTLGRGRERLAQQVIDQLRAQIETGKLRVGDQLPTEPQLEATFGVSRTVVREAIADLRSAGFVKPIQGKGVFVADPKANSVLSLTPVEIKSIPETLELLEFRMAAEGEAAAIAAYRRTAEQEAAIRDANRRMANLIETGQQTVEADYAFHMAIAAATNNRFYVDVLRQFGPKAIPRGQFPTLPEANDRDYLQKVYAEHVEILSAIADQDPDRARQAMRAHMMASQRRYRMLSEQQ, from the coding sequence ATGACGACACTCGGCCGTGGGCGAGAAAGACTGGCGCAACAGGTCATCGATCAGCTGCGGGCGCAGATCGAGACGGGGAAGCTGCGGGTCGGCGACCAACTGCCGACCGAGCCGCAGCTTGAAGCGACGTTCGGCGTCAGCCGCACCGTGGTGCGCGAGGCGATTGCCGATCTCAGGTCGGCGGGCTTCGTCAAGCCGATCCAGGGCAAAGGGGTGTTTGTCGCAGATCCGAAGGCAAATTCTGTCCTGTCATTGACGCCGGTGGAAATCAAAAGCATTCCGGAGACCCTGGAATTGCTGGAGTTTCGTATGGCGGCAGAGGGTGAAGCGGCGGCGATTGCCGCCTATCGCCGCACCGCCGAGCAGGAGGCGGCCATTCGTGATGCCAATCGCAGAATGGCAAACCTGATCGAAACAGGGCAGCAGACGGTGGAGGCGGATTACGCCTTCCACATGGCGATTGCCGCCGCCACGAACAACCGATTCTATGTCGATGTCCTGCGCCAATTCGGCCCCAAGGCCATCCCCCGCGGCCAGTTTCCGACGCTGCCCGAGGCCAATGACCGCGACTATCTTCAAAAGGTTTATGCCGAACATGTCGAAATCCTGTCGGCCATCGCCGATCAGGATCCGGATCGCGCCCGCCAGGCGATGCGCGCCCATATGATGGCCAGTCAACGTCGCTATCGGATGCTCTCCGAGCAGCAATAG